The proteins below are encoded in one region of Aestuariivirga litoralis:
- a CDS encoding putative DNA modification/repair radical SAM protein, producing the protein MQKLQILSDAAKYDASCASSGTTKRNSSGGGLGSTEGRGICHAYAPDGRCISLLKILMTNFCTFDCAFCINRASSNVERARFSVEEVVSLTIEFYRRNYIEGLFLSSGIIKSPDKTMEDMVRIVKTLRIDRAFKGYIHLKAIPGASPKLVEEAGLYVDRLSVNIELPSDQSLQNFAPEKDAVEIKKAMADIKGSIASASEKTLQTKRSKTFAPAGQSTQMIVGADASNDTLILQRSASLYSGYGLRRVYYSAFSPIPDSSKALPLIKPPLMREHRLYQADWLMRFYDFRFDEVASATKDGMLDLEVDPKLAWALGNRGRFPVDVNRAAREVLLRVPGFGTRTVERILSARVIKSLAYDDLARLGAVMKKAKPFISARGWSPRMLDEEGLRSRFVASQQLSLL; encoded by the coding sequence TTGCAAAAACTTCAGATCTTGAGCGACGCAGCCAAGTATGATGCGTCTTGCGCATCAAGCGGAACAACCAAGAGAAATTCCTCAGGTGGCGGACTTGGCTCCACCGAAGGGCGCGGCATCTGCCACGCCTATGCGCCGGATGGGCGCTGCATTTCGCTTCTCAAAATCCTGATGACAAATTTTTGTACTTTTGATTGCGCCTTTTGCATCAACCGCGCGTCCAGCAATGTGGAGCGGGCGCGTTTTTCGGTGGAGGAGGTTGTATCTCTCACCATAGAATTTTACCGCCGCAACTATATTGAGGGCCTGTTCCTCTCATCCGGGATTATCAAGTCTCCCGACAAGACGATGGAAGACATGGTACGCATCGTTAAAACGCTGCGGATCGACCGCGCTTTCAAAGGCTACATCCATTTAAAAGCCATTCCAGGCGCCTCGCCAAAGCTGGTGGAGGAGGCCGGCCTCTATGTGGACCGTCTTTCCGTCAATATCGAATTGCCCAGCGATCAGTCGCTGCAGAATTTCGCTCCTGAAAAAGATGCCGTGGAGATCAAAAAGGCTATGGCGGATATCAAGGGCAGTATCGCGTCGGCCTCGGAAAAAACGCTGCAGACCAAAAGATCGAAGACCTTCGCGCCGGCCGGGCAGAGCACGCAGATGATTGTCGGAGCCGATGCCTCCAACGATACATTGATCCTGCAACGCTCTGCTTCGCTTTATTCCGGCTACGGCTTGCGGCGTGTTTATTATTCGGCCTTCAGCCCCATTCCGGATTCGTCCAAAGCATTACCCCTGATCAAACCGCCGCTCATGCGTGAGCACCGGCTTTATCAGGCGGACTGGCTCATGCGATTTTACGATTTTAGGTTTGATGAAGTGGCGAGCGCCACCAAAGACGGCATGCTGGATCTGGAGGTTGATCCCAAACTCGCCTGGGCGCTTGGCAATCGCGGACGCTTCCCCGTGGATGTCAACCGCGCGGCGCGCGAAGTGCTGCTGCGCGTTCCCGGCTTCGGCACGCGGACAGTAGAGCGGATTCTCAGCGCCAGGGTCATCAAATCGCTGGCCTATGATGATCTCGCGCGCCTGGGCGCCGTGATGAAAAAGGCCAAACCGTTCATTAGCGCCAGAGGATGGTCACCGCGCATGCTGGACGAGGAAGGCCTGCGCAGCCGTTTCGTGGCAAGCCAGCAGTTATCGCTCCTGTGA
- a CDS encoding dihydroxyacetone kinase subunit DhaK: MTQFINKREDIVAEAIDGLVAASGGKLARLDGYPHIRVVVRADWNKSKVAIVSGGGAGHEPAHAGFVGKGMLTAAVCGDVFASPSVDAVLAGILAVTGPAGCLLVVKNYTGDRLNFGLAAERARAFGLNVRVVIVDDDIALPDLPQARGLAGTLFVHKIAGALAENGADLATVSAAAERVIAGTHSIGMSLDTCTIPGAPKESRIPHGKAELGLGIHGEAGVNQVDYLDARGAMAMVAEKLSHYMIKGKKHVVLLNNLGGASVLESMVLARELSHSAIADRAGFIVGPASMMTSLDMRGFSVSVYAANEEDIAALKAPVSLSAWPGIHELSAPKIRDLPDGLKPIRPLASPHAPTRDFITRCCQILIAAEADLNALDAKAGDGDTGSTLATAARALITALDDLPLADHTQLLRAIGLELSQTMGGSSGVLLAIFFSAAGDATSSGMSLTDALKAGLNRMQEIGGAQPGDRTMVDALVPALAALSSGSIAGAASAARQGASHTASIARAKAGRSAYISAEHLLGHVDPGAEAVARLFEHLAAD; encoded by the coding sequence ATGACCCAATTCATCAACAAGCGGGAAGACATCGTTGCCGAAGCCATCGATGGGTTGGTGGCGGCCAGTGGCGGCAAGCTGGCGCGGCTGGATGGTTATCCACATATTCGCGTCGTGGTGCGGGCCGATTGGAACAAGTCGAAAGTCGCCATCGTCTCGGGCGGTGGTGCGGGCCATGAACCCGCCCATGCGGGCTTTGTCGGCAAGGGCATGTTGACGGCAGCCGTGTGTGGTGATGTCTTCGCCAGCCCTTCGGTTGATGCGGTGCTCGCTGGCATTCTCGCGGTGACCGGCCCGGCGGGCTGCCTCCTCGTGGTGAAGAACTACACGGGCGACCGCTTGAATTTCGGCCTTGCCGCAGAGCGCGCGCGCGCCTTCGGTTTGAATGTGCGTGTGGTGATTGTCGACGACGATATTGCTTTGCCGGATTTGCCGCAGGCCCGTGGCCTCGCCGGCACATTGTTTGTGCATAAGATCGCCGGCGCTCTCGCCGAAAATGGCGCGGATCTGGCAACCGTGAGTGCTGCGGCAGAGCGTGTCATTGCCGGCACACATTCCATCGGCATGTCGCTTGACACCTGCACCATTCCAGGCGCGCCGAAGGAAAGCCGCATCCCGCATGGCAAGGCTGAACTGGGCCTCGGCATTCATGGTGAGGCCGGTGTCAATCAGGTGGATTATCTGGATGCGCGCGGCGCCATGGCCATGGTGGCGGAAAAGCTTTCGCATTACATGATCAAGGGTAAGAAGCACGTGGTGCTGCTCAACAATCTCGGCGGCGCGTCGGTCCTGGAATCCATGGTGCTGGCGCGCGAGCTTTCGCACTCCGCCATAGCGGACCGCGCCGGATTCATCGTCGGTCCCGCTTCCATGATGACCTCGCTCGACATGCGTGGTTTTTCCGTGTCGGTCTATGCCGCCAATGAAGAAGATATCGCAGCATTGAAAGCGCCGGTCTCTCTCTCGGCATGGCCCGGCATTCACGAACTTTCCGCTCCGAAAATTCGCGATCTTCCCGATGGCCTGAAACCCATCCGGCCGCTGGCTTCACCGCATGCCCCCACGCGCGATTTCATCACCCGGTGCTGCCAGATTCTGATTGCAGCGGAGGCCGATCTCAACGCACTCGATGCCAAAGCCGGTGATGGCGATACTGGCTCTACCCTGGCCACCGCTGCACGCGCGCTGATCACTGCGCTGGATGATTTGCCGCTGGCTGATCACACGCAATTGCTGCGCGCCATCGGCCTTGAACTGAGCCAGACCATGGGCGGCTCGTCTGGCGTCCTGCTGGCCATCTTCTTTTCCGCCGCAGGCGATGCAACTTCGTCCGGCATGTCGCTCACTGATGCATTGAAGGCGGGCCTCAACCGCATGCAGGAAATTGGTGGCGCTCAGCCGGGGGATCGCACCATGGTGGATGCGCTGGTTCCGGCTCTTGCCGCGCTATCGTCTGGTAGCATTGCGGGTGCCGCGTCGGCAGCGCGCCAGGGTGCTTCACACACTGCTTCAATCGCGCGCGCAAAAGCTGGCCGCTCCGCCTATATCAGCGCCGAACATTTGCTGGGCCATGTTGATCCCGGCGCCGAAGCTGTGGCGCGCCTTTTCGAACATTTGGCAGCAGACTAG
- a CDS encoding ABC transporter ATP-binding protein, giving the protein MAEIRLENVSRSFGATKALSDVSMTVPDGSFVVLLGPTGAGKTTMLRMVSGLSLPDSGEVFFGGHSVTKLEPAQRNVAMVFQQYSLYPHLTVRENLAFPLKSPLLKTSRSEIERHVSEVAEVLQISHKLDNKATKLSGGEMQRVSIGRALVRNPSVFLMDEPLSSLDAKLRADLRLELKRIQSDRGATFLYVTHDQVEAMTMATHVGVLDHGALVQFGSPREIYENPVSVYAASRLGQPRINLLPADLFGRAPGGAKTIGLRPEQIHQGEGFESTVKRVERLGDQTRLHLSLLNHDIITVTEAHTPLRTGDKVKVKPERPFYFDAAGARIHE; this is encoded by the coding sequence ATGGCTGAGATCAGGCTGGAAAATGTGTCCCGCAGCTTTGGCGCTACCAAGGCACTCAGCGATGTGTCGATGACGGTGCCGGATGGCAGCTTCGTTGTACTATTGGGGCCTACCGGTGCCGGCAAGACCACCATGCTGCGCATGGTTTCCGGCCTCAGCCTGCCGGACTCTGGTGAAGTCTTTTTCGGTGGCCACAGCGTCACTAAACTGGAACCGGCACAGCGCAATGTTGCGATGGTGTTTCAGCAATACTCTCTTTATCCGCATCTCACTGTGCGTGAAAACCTGGCTTTCCCGCTGAAGTCACCATTACTTAAAACGTCCAGGAGTGAAATTGAGCGCCATGTTTCGGAAGTGGCCGAAGTCCTTCAGATCAGCCACAAGCTGGACAACAAGGCCACCAAGCTCTCGGGCGGTGAAATGCAACGTGTCTCCATCGGCCGCGCACTGGTGCGCAATCCGTCCGTCTTCCTGATGGACGAGCCGCTGTCTTCGCTCGACGCAAAACTCCGCGCCGATTTGCGCCTGGAATTGAAGCGCATCCAGTCAGACCGTGGCGCCACCTTCCTGTATGTCACCCATGATCAGGTGGAAGCCATGACCATGGCCACACATGTGGGCGTTCTCGATCACGGTGCGCTGGTGCAATTTGGCTCACCGCGCGAAATCTACGAAAATCCCGTCTCAGTCTATGCTGCAAGCCGCCTCGGCCAGCCGCGCATCAACCTGTTGCCTGCCGATCTGTTTGGCCGGGCGCCTGGTGGTGCGAAGACCATCGGTCTACGGCCCGAGCAAATTCACCAGGGGGAGGGGTTCGAAAGCACGGTCAAGCGCGTCGAGCGCCTGGGCGACCAGACACGCCTGCATCTCAGCCTGCTGAATCACGACATCATCACCGTCACTGAAGCGCACACGCCACTGCGCACCGGCGACAAGGTGAAGGTGAAACCAGAACGTCCCTTCTATTTCGATGCCGCCGGTGCGCGCATCCACGAGTGA
- a CDS encoding ABC transporter ATP-binding protein, with product MAQIRIENLKKEFGSFTAVQSSTFTIEDGEFFMLLGPSGCGKTTTLRMMAGLELPTSGQIFIDGEEVAQKRASQRDIAFVFQMFALYPHMNVRRNIAYPLRSQGVGREEVQKRVAEVARILDITHILDKPVGGLSGGDRQRVALGRAIVRRPKAFFMDEPLGALDAEFREHMAEELRALHDRMHATTVYVTHDQLEAMQMGDKIVVMNHGVVEQFGRPQEIYDWPSTMFVANFLGSPPMNFLNMNGTLAPGDSDIMLSGSKVAVPALREGASGKLALGVRPEHVSFDDASKLRAEVIGVEYLGTTQIITLTSPHGDLKARMSSAKKVGLGENVGLTLDPRNITMFRHDGTASVGRALVSAGNEKVLRHG from the coding sequence ATGGCGCAAATCCGCATTGAAAATCTCAAGAAGGAATTCGGCTCTTTCACAGCCGTGCAGTCTTCGACTTTTACGATTGAGGACGGCGAGTTCTTCATGCTGCTCGGCCCCTCGGGTTGCGGCAAGACCACCACGCTGCGCATGATGGCGGGGCTTGAGCTTCCCACCTCCGGCCAGATCTTCATCGATGGCGAGGAAGTGGCACAGAAGCGCGCCAGCCAGCGCGACATCGCTTTCGTCTTCCAGATGTTTGCACTCTACCCGCATATGAATGTGCGCCGGAACATTGCGTATCCCTTGCGGAGCCAGGGTGTGGGCCGCGAGGAAGTTCAGAAGCGCGTGGCCGAAGTGGCCAGGATCCTCGACATCACCCACATTCTCGACAAGCCAGTGGGTGGGCTTTCCGGTGGTGACCGGCAGCGCGTGGCTTTGGGCCGCGCCATCGTGCGCCGTCCCAAGGCCTTCTTCATGGATGAACCGCTGGGCGCGCTTGATGCAGAGTTCCGTGAACATATGGCGGAAGAACTGCGCGCCCTGCACGACCGCATGCATGCCACCACGGTTTACGTCACGCATGACCAGCTTGAAGCGATGCAGATGGGCGACAAGATCGTGGTGATGAACCATGGCGTGGTCGAACAATTTGGCCGCCCGCAGGAAATCTATGATTGGCCATCCACCATGTTCGTGGCCAATTTCCTTGGTTCACCGCCGATGAATTTTCTCAACATGAATGGCACGCTTGCGCCGGGGGATTCTGACATCATGTTGTCTGGCAGCAAGGTCGCGGTACCGGCCTTGCGCGAGGGTGCGTCGGGCAAACTGGCCTTGGGCGTGCGGCCCGAGCACGTTTCTTTCGATGATGCATCGAAGCTGCGGGCCGAAGTGATCGGCGTTGAATATCTGGGCACCACCCAGATCATCACGCTCACCTCGCCGCATGGAGACCTGAAGGCGCGGATGAGCTCAGCGAAGAAAGTTGGACTAGGGGAAAATGTCGGCCTCACGCTCGATCCGCGAAACATCACCATGTTCAGGCATGACGGAACCGCCAGCGTAGGCCGCGCCCTTGTTTCTGCCGGCAATGAAAAGGTGCTGCGCCATGGCTGA
- a CDS encoding carbohydrate ABC transporter permease has translation MSNTVTDPTPTQKWFAGILVAIYAIVTLLPLLWIIATGFKTPADSIAYPPKVAFQPTLEGYVNLFTTRTRQTPEFMAANPPHTWYERIVAQYDMSIVGPSRFGSRFLNSIIIGFGSTFLSVFLGTLAAYGFSRFKVPLKDDLLFFILSTRMMPPIAVAIPIFLMYRAVGLSDTHAGMILLYTAVNLSMSVWLLKGFIDEIPVEYEEAALIDGYTRFQAFRKVVLPQAATGIASTAIFCLIFAWNEYAFAVLLTSGQAQTAPPFIPTIIGVGGQDWPAVAAGATLFLLPVMIFTIFLRKHLLRGITFGAVRK, from the coding sequence ATGAGCAACACCGTCACCGATCCCACACCCACGCAAAAATGGTTCGCTGGCATTCTGGTCGCCATCTATGCCATCGTCACTCTGCTGCCGTTGCTATGGATCATCGCCACCGGCTTCAAGACGCCGGCTGACAGCATCGCCTATCCTCCCAAAGTCGCGTTCCAGCCCACGTTGGAAGGCTATGTAAATCTGTTCACCACCCGCACGCGTCAAACGCCGGAATTCATGGCCGCCAATCCACCGCACACTTGGTATGAGCGCATCGTCGCGCAATATGATATGTCCATTGTCGGGCCATCGCGCTTCGGCTCGCGCTTCCTGAATTCCATCATCATCGGCTTCGGCTCGACATTCCTGTCGGTGTTCCTCGGCACACTCGCGGCTTATGGCTTCTCGCGCTTCAAGGTGCCGCTGAAGGACGACCTCCTGTTCTTCATCCTATCCACGCGCATGATGCCACCAATTGCCGTGGCGATCCCGATCTTCCTAATGTACCGCGCCGTTGGCCTTTCCGACACGCATGCCGGCATGATCCTGCTCTACACGGCCGTGAATTTGTCGATGTCAGTGTGGCTGCTCAAAGGTTTCATCGATGAAATCCCGGTGGAATACGAGGAGGCAGCTCTCATCGATGGCTACACCCGCTTCCAGGCCTTCCGCAAAGTGGTTCTGCCGCAGGCTGCCACCGGCATCGCTTCCACCGCCATCTTCTGCCTGATCTTCGCCTGGAATGAATATGCCTTCGCCGTGCTGCTCACCTCGGGCCAGGCGCAGACGGCACCACCCTTCATCCCGACGATCATCGGTGTGGGCGGCCAGGATTGGCCGGCGGTCGCTGCAGGTGCCACACTGTTCCTGCTGCCGGTGATGATCTTCACCATTTTCCTGCGCAAGCATCTGCTGCGCGGCATTACCTTCGGAGCAGTTCGTAAATGA
- a CDS encoding carbohydrate ABC transporter permease gives MSSVGIDKLAVSTPPEIGRRIRGLSDRAIAWIFVAPTIVLLLAINIFPLIWTIRLSFTNFRVNRPNEVVKWVGLANYENILTDPDVWHTMQATAHFLFWTLFFQILIGFSLAWLINRKFKGSDLWTTIIVLPMMLSPAVVGNFWTFLYQPQIGLFNYAVALVTGVDASSFTMIGNVNLAPWAIVIVDTWMWTPFVMLICLAGLRSIPDSIYEAAECDRASNWRQFWTITIPMVLPFLMLAVLFRGIENFKMFDLVTLLTGGGPGDTTLVTSINLKREAFEKWRTGYASAYAVILFVTIYGLASIYVKALNRVKQR, from the coding sequence ATGAGCAGCGTGGGAATCGATAAACTGGCCGTAAGCACACCGCCGGAGATAGGCCGCCGCATCAGGGGCCTGTCGGACCGCGCGATTGCCTGGATCTTTGTGGCTCCCACCATTGTGCTGCTTCTGGCGATCAACATTTTCCCGCTGATCTGGACCATTAGGCTCAGCTTCACCAATTTCCGCGTCAACCGCCCGAACGAAGTGGTGAAATGGGTTGGCCTTGCGAATTACGAGAACATCCTCACCGACCCCGATGTCTGGCACACGATGCAGGCCACGGCGCACTTTCTGTTCTGGACTCTGTTTTTCCAGATATTGATCGGCTTCAGCCTGGCGTGGCTGATCAACCGCAAATTCAAAGGCAGTGATCTTTGGACGACGATCATCGTTCTGCCGATGATGCTGTCTCCCGCCGTGGTCGGCAATTTCTGGACATTTTTGTACCAGCCACAAATCGGTCTGTTCAACTATGCCGTGGCATTGGTCACCGGCGTTGATGCGTCGAGCTTCACCATGATTGGCAACGTGAACCTCGCACCCTGGGCCATCGTGATTGTGGACACCTGGATGTGGACGCCGTTTGTGATGTTGATCTGCCTCGCCGGCCTACGCTCCATTCCGGACTCGATCTATGAAGCCGCCGAATGCGACCGCGCCTCCAACTGGCGCCAGTTCTGGACCATCACCATTCCCATGGTATTGCCCTTCCTGATGCTGGCCGTGTTGTTCCGCGGCATCGAGAATTTCAAGATGTTCGATCTGGTCACGCTGCTCACTGGCGGCGGTCCGGGTGACACAACGCTTGTCACCTCCATCAACCTGAAGCGCGAAGCCTTCGAAAAATGGCGCACTGGTTACGCCTCGGCCTATGCCGTCATTCTCTTCGTCACGATTTACGGCCTCGCTTCCATCTATGTGAAGGCGCTCAACCGGGTGAAGCAAAGATGA
- a CDS encoding ABC transporter substrate-binding protein, which produces MKRKFALYSAVAALAAGIGTGQAKADDLTLCWAAWDPANALVELSKDFEKASGNKMHFEFVPWPNFADRMLNELNSGGHLCDLMIGDSQWIGGAAENGQYIKLNDFFDANKIKMDDFIPATVVGYAEWPKNTPNYWALPAFGDVVGWTYRKDWFSKPELQKEFKEKYKRDLAVPKSLDELKDIATFFQGREIDGKKVYGAAIYTERGSEGITMGVTNALYNYGFEYQNPNKPYDLQGFVNSPDAAKGLEYYKALYDCCVPPGSSDWYMSQNIDAYKSGQVAMQMNFAFIWPGVNADPNVGGDKSGYFPNPAGPKGHFAQLGGQGISVVANTTHKDAALTYIKWFAQPEVQKKWWSVGGYSALKAVVDDPSFATSQPYAQTFLDSMAIVKDFWAEPSYAQLLLAMQKRVHDYVVAGHGTAQEALDGLVADWTKVFKEEGKI; this is translated from the coding sequence ATGAAACGGAAATTTGCACTTTATTCTGCAGTGGCCGCCCTGGCTGCAGGAATCGGCACCGGCCAAGCCAAAGCTGACGATTTGACCCTTTGCTGGGCAGCATGGGATCCTGCAAACGCTCTTGTAGAACTCTCCAAGGACTTCGAAAAGGCATCTGGCAACAAGATGCATTTCGAATTCGTGCCATGGCCGAATTTCGCCGACCGCATGCTGAATGAGCTGAATTCAGGTGGCCATCTGTGCGACCTGATGATCGGTGACAGCCAGTGGATCGGTGGCGCCGCCGAAAACGGCCAGTACATCAAGCTCAATGACTTCTTTGATGCCAACAAGATCAAGATGGATGATTTCATCCCCGCCACCGTTGTCGGCTATGCCGAATGGCCGAAGAACACACCGAACTATTGGGCCTTGCCGGCCTTCGGTGACGTGGTGGGCTGGACCTACCGCAAGGATTGGTTCTCGAAGCCTGAACTGCAAAAGGAATTCAAGGAAAAGTACAAGCGCGATCTCGCCGTGCCGAAGTCTCTTGATGAGCTGAAAGATATTGCCACCTTCTTCCAGGGCCGCGAAATCGACGGCAAGAAAGTTTATGGTGCTGCCATCTATACCGAGCGCGGCTCGGAAGGCATTACCATGGGCGTCACCAACGCGCTCTATAATTACGGCTTCGAATACCAGAATCCGAACAAACCCTATGACCTGCAGGGTTTCGTGAACTCTCCCGACGCGGCCAAGGGCCTGGAATACTACAAGGCACTCTACGATTGCTGCGTACCGCCGGGTTCCTCCGATTGGTACATGTCGCAGAACATCGATGCCTATAAATCCGGCCAGGTCGCCATGCAGATGAACTTCGCCTTCATCTGGCCCGGCGTGAATGCCGATCCGAACGTTGGCGGTGATAAATCCGGTTATTTCCCCAACCCCGCCGGACCGAAGGGCCACTTCGCCCAATTGGGTGGCCAAGGTATTTCGGTCGTCGCCAACACCACACACAAGGATGCAGCGCTGACCTACATCAAGTGGTTCGCCCAACCTGAAGTGCAGAAGAAGTGGTGGTCAGTCGGCGGTTACTCGGCGCTGAAGGCGGTGGTTGACGATCCAAGCTTCGCAACCTCGCAGCCCTATGCGCAAACCTTCCTCGACAGCATGGCCATCGTGAAGGACTTCTGGGCAGAACCCTCCTACGCCCAGCTGCTCCTTGCGATGCAGAAGCGCGTTCACGACTATGTCGTGGCCGGCCATGGCACCGCGCAGGAAGCCCTTGATGGCCTCGTCGCTGATTGGACCAAGGTCTTCAAGGAAGAAGGCAAGATCTAA
- a CDS encoding LacI family DNA-binding transcriptional regulator, with the protein MRPTTRDIAKAAGVSLATVDRVLNGRPRVSRAAVDAVNKAIDKLGFVRNLSAANLAKGKVYRFQFLLPKAGDQFLETVITHVEEARAAFRMEHIEISCRRNIETDPHQISQLLSTINGDKVDGIALMAPESPQVRDAITRLRERDVQVVLFVSGQPGVNDLDFVGLDNSAAGATAGRLMGRFCGGRAGEILVVTETMKARDSLERRHGFDLVITRDYPHLKTLPSIETYGDAERTKMVIKGAYANHPSIIGAYILSSEARLSLEAIAHAPHPQKQVLIAHERTTFSEQLLVEGQLDAVIAQNPGHLVRSAIRVLRARCDNRLPIASQEEIRIEILLSENLGLRAKDNG; encoded by the coding sequence ATGCGTCCAACGACCAGAGACATCGCCAAAGCGGCAGGGGTGAGCCTTGCCACGGTGGACCGCGTGCTGAATGGCCGCCCACGCGTCAGCCGCGCGGCTGTCGATGCAGTCAACAAAGCGATCGATAAGCTGGGCTTTGTGCGCAACCTCTCGGCGGCCAACCTGGCCAAGGGCAAAGTCTATCGCTTTCAATTCCTGTTGCCGAAAGCGGGTGACCAGTTTCTGGAAACGGTGATCACCCATGTCGAGGAAGCGCGCGCCGCATTCCGGATGGAACACATTGAGATTTCGTGCCGGCGGAATATTGAGACCGATCCGCACCAGATTTCACAGCTGCTCTCCACCATCAACGGCGACAAGGTGGATGGCATAGCGCTGATGGCACCGGAATCACCACAGGTGCGCGATGCGATCACGCGCCTGAGAGAACGTGATGTGCAAGTGGTGCTGTTTGTCTCAGGCCAGCCCGGTGTGAATGATCTGGATTTCGTGGGGCTCGACAATAGTGCTGCCGGTGCCACGGCGGGCCGGTTGATGGGGCGGTTCTGCGGCGGGCGCGCAGGTGAAATCCTGGTGGTCACCGAAACCATGAAGGCGCGCGACAGTCTGGAGCGGCGGCACGGTTTTGATCTGGTCATCACCCGTGACTATCCCCATCTCAAAACCCTGCCCTCGATTGAAACCTATGGCGATGCGGAGCGCACCAAGATGGTGATCAAGGGCGCCTATGCGAACCACCCCAGCATCATCGGCGCCTACATTCTGAGTTCGGAAGCGCGCCTCTCGCTGGAAGCCATCGCCCATGCGCCGCACCCGCAGAAGCAAGTTCTCATCGCGCATGAACGCACGACCTTTTCGGAGCAACTTCTGGTCGAAGGCCAACTTGACGCGGTGATTGCGCAAAATCCCGGCCACCTCGTGCGCAGCGCCATCCGTGTGTTGCGCGCCAGATGCGACAACCGCTTGCCCATCGCCTCGCAAGAGGAAATCCGCATCGAGATTTTGCTCTCAGAAAATCTTGGTCTACGCGCCAAGGACAACGGGTGA
- a CDS encoding sarcosine oxidase subunit gamma, which produces MPDHRSLELRSLARQGRFGASIGEAGVSLELLHPVSLVQVLVRKGGAKVVETGLARFKTARVMQAGPGQYYVQAEGKAESALSAELKKILGTSASIVDQSHGRVVIRISGTKARVMLAKGMPLDLHPDVFAVGQSAQTQMAHVGIHVTRTAKDEFEISVFRGFSESLWEWLCTASAEFGYLVR; this is translated from the coding sequence ATGCCTGACCATCGCTCACTTGAACTCAGGAGCCTTGCACGGCAGGGCCGCTTTGGTGCGAGCATCGGCGAAGCTGGCGTCTCCCTTGAACTCCTTCATCCTGTTTCACTGGTGCAGGTGCTGGTCCGCAAGGGCGGTGCTAAGGTGGTTGAGACTGGCTTGGCAAGGTTCAAGACTGCGCGCGTGATGCAGGCAGGCCCTGGCCAGTATTATGTGCAGGCTGAAGGCAAGGCTGAGAGTGCGCTCTCCGCCGAGTTGAAGAAAATACTGGGCACATCAGCCTCCATCGTCGATCAAAGTCACGGCCGCGTGGTGATCAGGATTAGCGGAACAAAGGCCCGTGTCATGCTGGCCAAAGGGATGCCGCTCGATCTGCATCCGGATGTCTTCGCAGTGGGCCAGTCCGCGCAAACACAGATGGCGCATGTGGGTATTCACGTCACCCGCACAGCGAAAGATGAATTCGAGATTTCAGTCTTCCGTGGTTTTTCCGAAAGCCTGTGGGAGTGGCTCTGCACGGCTTCCGCGGAATTCGGATATCTGGTGCGTTAG